One Amorphoplanes digitatis genomic window carries:
- a CDS encoding N-acetylmuramoyl-L-alanine amidase — MEGNGDGVGRRALIGALGAGAATVLVGARPARAGGDRPFPRTLASPATDGGTARPGFAVQTVGVRWPAHAAAGRLRFADRQGGWGRWGTVVEGCPAGAGDAGPATERLAFATTPGSPAYELDLPAGARAVALNGTDGPALTAAPAAATDWRTRLAGRPFLTRAAWGADESLRFDANGAERYPPAYWPVQTFTVHHTATGNDDPDPAARMRSIYRYQAIDLGYGDFGYHFLIDEAGRVYEGRWSGGDALPGFDPAGWMVNASHVGGYNAGNVGVVLLGNFMQREPTAAARRSLTLLLAALAGWCRVNPVAAVDYVNPISGLRRSVPAIAGHRDWGATECPGDVLAGWLSGIRTDVAAALAAPARSALFAG; from the coding sequence GTGGAAGGCAACGGTGACGGCGTCGGTCGGCGTGCTCTGATCGGCGCGCTGGGTGCGGGTGCGGCCACGGTCCTCGTGGGTGCCCGCCCGGCGCGGGCGGGCGGCGATCGGCCGTTTCCGAGGACCCTGGCCTCGCCGGCTACGGACGGGGGGACGGCGCGGCCCGGGTTCGCGGTGCAGACGGTCGGCGTGCGGTGGCCCGCGCACGCCGCGGCCGGACGGCTGCGCTTCGCCGACCGGCAGGGCGGCTGGGGCCGGTGGGGCACAGTGGTGGAGGGTTGCCCGGCCGGCGCCGGCGACGCCGGCCCGGCAACCGAGCGGCTGGCCTTCGCGACGACCCCGGGTTCACCGGCCTACGAGCTGGACCTGCCGGCCGGTGCCCGGGCGGTCGCCCTCAACGGCACGGACGGGCCGGCGCTGACCGCCGCGCCCGCGGCGGCCACGGACTGGCGTACCCGCCTGGCCGGGCGGCCGTTCCTGACCCGGGCCGCCTGGGGTGCCGACGAGTCCCTGCGGTTCGACGCGAACGGCGCAGAGCGTTATCCCCCTGCCTACTGGCCGGTGCAGACCTTCACCGTGCACCACACGGCCACCGGCAACGACGATCCCGACCCGGCCGCGCGGATGCGGTCCATCTACCGGTACCAGGCGATCGACCTCGGCTACGGCGATTTCGGCTACCACTTCCTCATCGACGAGGCGGGCCGGGTCTACGAGGGACGGTGGTCCGGCGGGGACGCGCTACCCGGCTTCGACCCGGCCGGGTGGATGGTGAACGCCTCGCATGTGGGCGGATACAACGCCGGCAACGTTGGCGTCGTCCTGCTGGGAAACTTCATGCAGCGCGAGCCCACCGCGGCCGCTCGCCGCAGCCTTACCCTGCTGCTCGCCGCGCTGGCCGGCTGGTGCCGCGTCAACCCGGTCGCCGCCGTCGACTACGTGAACCCGATCAGCGGGCTGCGCCGGTCGGTGCCCGCCATCGCCGGGCATCGGGACTGGGGAGCGACCGAGTGCCCGGGTGACGTCCTGGCGGGCTGGTTGTCCGGCATCCGCACGGACGTCGCCGCCGCCCTGGCGGCCCCCGCCCGCAGCGCACTCTTCGCCGGGTGA
- a CDS encoding NADPH:quinone oxidoreductase family protein: MRAWQVTELGQPRDVLRLVDVADPEPGPGQLAVAVLAAPANFPDVLMCRGEYQVKPELPFTPGVELCGEVIALGEGVTGFAVGDRVLGGAVLPYGGFGERALMSAATTFAAPSALDDAEAASLYIGYQTGWFGLHRRAGLRAGETLLVHAAAGGVGSAAIQLGKAGGARVIGVVGGPAKAEVARKLGADVVVDRHEQDFVEVVKAETGGRGADVVYDPVGGETYQRSTKCVAFEGRILVVGFAGGQIQSAALNHALVKNYSIIGLHWGLYNRYDPAAVAQCHRDITALAERGAVRPLVSERLALHEVADGVQRLADGATVGRVVYVRGAQR, encoded by the coding sequence ATGAGGGCGTGGCAGGTGACCGAACTCGGCCAGCCGCGTGACGTACTGCGGCTGGTCGACGTGGCCGACCCCGAGCCGGGCCCGGGCCAGCTCGCGGTCGCCGTGCTGGCCGCGCCCGCCAACTTTCCCGACGTCCTGATGTGCCGGGGGGAATATCAGGTCAAGCCGGAGCTGCCGTTCACACCGGGCGTGGAGCTGTGCGGCGAGGTGATCGCGCTGGGCGAGGGCGTCACCGGGTTCGCCGTCGGCGACCGGGTGCTGGGCGGCGCCGTGCTCCCGTACGGCGGGTTCGGCGAGCGCGCGCTGATGAGCGCCGCCACGACCTTCGCGGCGCCGTCGGCGCTCGACGACGCCGAGGCCGCGTCGCTGTACATCGGGTACCAGACCGGCTGGTTCGGCCTGCACCGCAGGGCCGGGCTGCGGGCGGGCGAGACGCTGCTTGTGCACGCCGCGGCCGGCGGGGTCGGCAGCGCTGCGATCCAGCTCGGCAAGGCCGGCGGCGCGCGGGTGATCGGCGTCGTCGGCGGGCCGGCGAAGGCCGAGGTCGCCCGCAAGCTGGGCGCCGACGTGGTGGTGGACCGGCACGAGCAGGACTTCGTCGAGGTCGTCAAGGCCGAGACCGGCGGCCGGGGCGCCGACGTCGTCTACGACCCGGTCGGCGGTGAGACCTACCAGCGCTCCACCAAGTGCGTCGCCTTCGAGGGCCGGATCCTCGTCGTCGGCTTCGCCGGGGGCCAGATCCAGTCGGCCGCGCTCAACCACGCACTGGTGAAGAACTACTCGATCATCGGACTGCACTGGGGCCTGTACAACCGGTACGACCCGGCGGCCGTGGCGCAGTGCCACCGCGATATCACCGCGCTGGCCGAACGAGGCGCCGTGCGGCCGCTGGTCAGCGAGCGGCTTGCGCTGCACGAGGTGGCCGACGGCGTGCAGCGGCTCGCCGACGGAGCCACAGTCGGCCGCGTGGTCTACGTGCGGGGAGCACAGCGATGA
- a CDS encoding MarR family winged helix-turn-helix transcriptional regulator, which produces MSQDDPGVDLETSLGYLLKEASSALRVAMEAVLRPLGMTVTHYSCLELLAQRPGLSNSELARGAFVTRQSMNVLLQTLERDGYVTRPAEAPFGKVLPTRLTPRGRRSLAKASTAVRSVEVRMLGGMTAAEQSAAYAILQNMIRSLRDPDEGV; this is translated from the coding sequence ATGAGTCAAGACGATCCTGGCGTCGACCTGGAGACTTCACTGGGCTACCTGCTGAAAGAGGCGTCGAGTGCCCTCCGCGTAGCCATGGAGGCGGTGCTGCGGCCGCTTGGGATGACCGTGACGCACTACTCCTGCCTCGAGCTGCTGGCGCAACGCCCGGGCTTGTCCAACTCCGAGCTTGCGCGGGGAGCGTTCGTGACAAGGCAGTCGATGAACGTACTGCTTCAGACTTTGGAACGAGACGGGTATGTGACCAGGCCGGCGGAGGCACCCTTTGGAAAGGTTCTGCCGACGCGGCTCACGCCACGCGGTCGGCGAAGCCTCGCGAAGGCGTCCACCGCGGTCCGATCCGTCGAGGTCAGGATGCTGGGCGGTATGACTGCGGCCGAGCAGTCGGCTGCGTACGCCATTCTGCAGAACATGATCCGTTCCCTGAGGGACCCTGACGAGGGCGTGTGA
- a CDS encoding phosphotransferase family protein has translation MSTIAHDPPGLDLARLAAWFAATVPGAADGPLRARLIAGGRSNLTYEVTDGRATWIVRRPPLGHVLATAHDMAREFRVMSALRDTGVPVPGTYALCRDEGVLGAPFYVMERVAGTPYRYAAELQPIGAERTRAISIGLIDVLSILHEVDPAAIGLGDFGRPEGFLARQVRRWRKQLDASHSRDLPAADELHARLAAGVPAETAPGVVHGDYRLDNVLVDDNDRPVAVIDWEMATIGDPLTDLALLVVYQRLGTLLGGNVVADASSAAGFLNEDELIERYTARSDRDLSRFGFYLGLASFKLAAILEGIHYRHLRGQTVGSGFDRMGDAIFPILDAGLASLKEQY, from the coding sequence ATGTCCACGATCGCGCACGACCCGCCCGGCCTCGACCTTGCCCGGCTCGCCGCCTGGTTCGCGGCAACGGTGCCCGGCGCGGCCGACGGGCCGCTCAGGGCCCGGCTCATCGCCGGGGGACGGTCCAACCTCACCTACGAGGTGACCGACGGCCGGGCCACCTGGATCGTCCGGAGGCCGCCCCTGGGGCACGTGCTCGCGACCGCGCACGACATGGCGCGCGAGTTCCGCGTGATGTCGGCGCTGCGGGACACCGGGGTGCCCGTGCCGGGGACCTACGCGCTGTGCCGGGACGAGGGCGTGCTGGGTGCGCCGTTCTACGTGATGGAGCGTGTCGCCGGTACGCCGTACCGGTACGCCGCCGAGCTCCAGCCGATCGGCGCCGAGCGGACCCGGGCGATCTCGATCGGGCTGATAGACGTCCTGTCGATCCTGCACGAGGTCGACCCGGCCGCGATCGGGCTCGGCGACTTCGGCCGCCCGGAGGGATTCCTGGCCCGGCAGGTGCGGCGCTGGCGCAAGCAGCTCGACGCCTCGCACAGCCGCGACCTGCCCGCCGCGGACGAACTGCACGCCCGGCTCGCGGCAGGCGTGCCGGCGGAGACCGCGCCCGGTGTGGTGCACGGCGACTACCGGCTCGACAACGTCCTCGTCGACGACAACGACCGTCCCGTCGCCGTCATCGACTGGGAGATGGCCACGATCGGCGACCCGCTCACCGACCTGGCGCTGTTGGTGGTCTACCAGCGGCTCGGCACGCTGCTCGGCGGAAACGTCGTGGCCGACGCGTCGTCGGCGGCGGGCTTCCTCAACGAGGACGAGCTCATCGAGCGTTACACCGCGCGCAGCGACCGCGACCTGTCCCGGTTCGGCTTCTACCTCGGCCTCGCATCGTTCAAGCTGGCCGCGATCCTCGAGGGCATCCACTATCGCCATCTGCGCGGCCAGACGGTCGGTTCCGGTTTCGACCGCATGGGTGACGCCATCTTTCCCATTCTCGACGCGGGGCTCGCGTCACTGAAGGAGCAGTACTGA
- a CDS encoding MaoC family dehydratase translates to MKVFQGIEELERAVGTHLGYSGWHTVTQRQIDTFAEATGDHQWIHVDPAKAAAGPFGGTIAHGYLTLSLVPTLVWQVFTVEGVRMGVNYGANKVRFPSPVPVDTQVRAGVELLSVQPGGGGHQVITRVTVEREGADKPACVAETVSVLVA, encoded by the coding sequence ATGAAGGTGTTCCAGGGCATCGAGGAGTTGGAGCGGGCCGTCGGCACCCACCTCGGGTACTCCGGCTGGCACACCGTCACCCAACGGCAGATCGACACCTTCGCCGAGGCCACCGGCGACCACCAGTGGATCCACGTCGACCCGGCGAAGGCCGCGGCCGGCCCGTTCGGCGGCACCATCGCGCACGGGTACCTCACGCTGTCGCTGGTGCCGACGCTGGTCTGGCAGGTGTTCACCGTCGAGGGCGTGCGGATGGGCGTCAACTACGGCGCCAACAAGGTCCGCTTCCCCTCACCGGTGCCGGTGGACACGCAGGTGCGGGCGGGGGTCGAACTGCTGTCGGTGCAGCCGGGCGGCGGCGGGCACCAGGTCATCACCCGGGTCACCGTCGAGCGCGAAGGTGCGGACAAACCGGCCTGCGTGGCCGAGACGGTCAGCGTGCTGGTGGCGTGA
- a CDS encoding acyl-CoA dehydrogenase family protein codes for MDFQFDARTEELRAGLLEFMDSHVYPAEPVFHEQLGQLEDRWAWDSVPVLAELRAEARRRGLWNLFLPGEHGAGLTNLQYAPLAEITGRSSHLAPPALNCSAPDTGNAEVLAQFGSEAQRKEWLQPLLEGHIRSAFAMTEPKVASSDATNIATRIERDGDHYLINGRKWWISGAMNPNAKILIVMGKTDPAADRHRQQSMILVPRDAPGVEITRGMEVFGYDDHSHGGHAELEFRDVRVPAENLIGGEGDGFAIAQARLGPGRIHHCMRSIGVAERAIELMCARAEERIAFGKPISEQGVVRDWIAESRVRVEQLRLLVLKTAWLMDTVGNKGAHTEIQAIKIATPATVQWILDKAIQVHGAAGLSQDFPLAYAYAQIRTLRFADGPDEVHKNALARHELRRQATARESR; via the coding sequence ATGGATTTCCAGTTCGATGCCAGGACCGAGGAGCTGCGGGCCGGACTGCTCGAGTTCATGGACAGCCACGTCTACCCGGCCGAGCCGGTCTTCCACGAGCAACTCGGTCAGCTCGAGGACCGGTGGGCCTGGGACTCGGTGCCGGTGCTCGCCGAGCTGCGGGCCGAGGCACGCCGCCGCGGCCTGTGGAACCTCTTCCTCCCGGGGGAGCACGGCGCCGGGCTGACCAACCTGCAGTACGCCCCGCTGGCCGAGATCACCGGCCGCAGCAGCCACCTGGCCCCGCCCGCGCTCAACTGCTCCGCACCCGACACCGGGAACGCGGAGGTACTGGCGCAGTTCGGCAGCGAGGCGCAGCGCAAGGAGTGGCTGCAGCCACTGCTCGAGGGCCATATCCGCTCGGCCTTCGCGATGACCGAGCCCAAGGTCGCATCCTCGGACGCCACCAACATCGCCACCCGGATCGAACGGGACGGCGACCACTACCTGATCAACGGCCGCAAGTGGTGGATCAGCGGTGCGATGAACCCCAACGCGAAGATCCTCATCGTGATGGGGAAGACCGACCCGGCCGCCGACCGGCACCGCCAGCAGTCGATGATCCTGGTACCCCGCGACGCACCGGGCGTGGAGATCACGCGCGGCATGGAGGTGTTCGGGTACGACGACCACAGCCACGGCGGCCACGCGGAGCTTGAGTTCCGCGACGTCCGGGTGCCTGCGGAGAACCTGATCGGTGGAGAGGGTGACGGGTTCGCCATCGCGCAGGCCCGGCTCGGCCCCGGCCGGATCCACCACTGCATGCGTTCCATCGGCGTGGCCGAGCGGGCGATCGAGCTGATGTGTGCCCGAGCCGAGGAGCGGATCGCCTTCGGCAAGCCGATCTCCGAGCAGGGGGTCGTGCGTGACTGGATCGCCGAGTCCCGGGTGCGGGTCGAACAGCTGCGCCTGCTCGTGCTCAAGACCGCCTGGTTGATGGACACCGTCGGCAACAAGGGCGCGCACACCGAGATCCAGGCGATCAAGATCGCCACCCCGGCGACCGTGCAGTGGATCCTCGACAAGGCCATCCAGGTGCACGGCGCCGCCGGCCTGTCGCAGGACTTCCCGCTGGCGTACGCCTACGCCCAGATCCGCACGCTGCGCTTCGCCGACGGACCCGACGAGGTGCACAAGAACGCCCTGGCCCGCCACGAACTGCGCCGCCAGGCCACCGCACGGGAGTCACGATGA
- a CDS encoding HAD family hydrolase: MSAQRLVDAVIFDYGGVLTGPVRDSIAAWIESDGIDPASFSRTLKAWLSRDAPDGTPIHRLETGQLSVTEFDALLAAELTTVHGDPVHPVGVLGRLFAGLRPDPEMFALARSLRDLGARVGMLSNSWGNTYPRDRIDALLDPVVISGEVGLRKPLAPIYHLMLKRLGLRAERVLFVDDAEPNLAGARAVGMRALLHTDAATTRTAIAELIPGLTPQRQE; the protein is encoded by the coding sequence ATGAGCGCCCAACGCCTCGTGGACGCCGTCATCTTCGACTACGGCGGCGTACTGACCGGACCCGTCCGCGACTCCATCGCCGCCTGGATCGAGTCCGATGGCATCGACCCGGCGTCGTTCTCCCGCACGCTGAAGGCCTGGCTGTCCCGCGACGCCCCGGACGGCACCCCGATCCACCGGTTGGAGACGGGGCAGCTGTCCGTCACGGAGTTCGACGCGCTGCTCGCCGCCGAACTGACCACCGTCCACGGCGACCCGGTGCATCCCGTCGGCGTGCTGGGCCGGCTTTTCGCCGGATTGCGGCCGGACCCGGAGATGTTCGCGCTGGCCAGGAGCCTGCGCGACCTCGGCGCGCGCGTCGGGATGCTGTCCAACAGCTGGGGCAACACCTATCCGCGCGACCGGATCGATGCGCTGCTCGACCCGGTCGTCATCTCCGGCGAGGTAGGGCTGCGCAAGCCGCTCGCGCCGATCTACCACCTCATGCTCAAGCGGTTGGGTCTGCGGGCCGAGCGCGTGCTGTTCGTTGACGACGCCGAGCCCAACCTGGCCGGCGCGCGGGCGGTGGGCATGCGGGCACTGCTGCACACCGATGCGGCCACCACCCGGACGGCCATCGCCGAGCTGATCCCCGGCCTGACCCCGCAACGACAGGAGTGA
- a CDS encoding SDR family oxidoreductase, with product MPVVGQRVVVTGAGHGIGRALATRLAAEGAQVVVNDLDAAAATRVADDIGGHAVIGDAASEAGVTALVDAARHHLGGIDIWFANAGIDRGEGLQASEADWAAALDVNVLAHVRAARLLVPEWLERGAGRFVVTASAAGLLTMLGSPTYSVSKHAAVAFAEWLSATYRHRGVVVQAICPQGVRTRMLDNAGPLQELLSHDTAIAPEEVAEAMWQALADDRFLVLPHPEVAGYYANRAVQTDRWLAGMNKLQRRLEAKGITA from the coding sequence ATGCCGGTGGTGGGACAGCGGGTGGTCGTCACCGGTGCCGGGCACGGCATCGGTCGGGCGCTGGCCACCCGGCTCGCAGCCGAGGGCGCGCAGGTCGTGGTCAACGACCTTGACGCCGCCGCGGCGACCAGGGTGGCCGACGACATCGGCGGGCACGCCGTCATTGGTGACGCGGCTTCCGAGGCGGGCGTTACCGCGCTGGTCGATGCGGCTCGCCATCACCTGGGCGGTATCGACATCTGGTTCGCCAACGCCGGCATCGACCGCGGCGAGGGTCTGCAGGCGTCCGAGGCGGACTGGGCGGCGGCCCTCGACGTCAACGTGCTCGCGCACGTGCGCGCAGCGCGGCTACTGGTGCCCGAGTGGCTCGAGCGGGGCGCCGGTCGGTTCGTGGTGACGGCGTCCGCGGCAGGCCTGCTCACCATGCTCGGCAGTCCAACGTACTCGGTCAGCAAGCACGCGGCCGTCGCGTTCGCCGAGTGGCTCTCCGCGACCTACCGGCACCGGGGTGTGGTCGTGCAGGCGATCTGCCCGCAGGGCGTCCGCACCCGGATGCTGGACAACGCCGGCCCCCTGCAGGAGCTGCTCAGCCACGACACCGCGATTGCGCCCGAGGAGGTCGCCGAGGCGATGTGGCAGGCGCTGGCCGACGACCGGTTCCTGGTGCTCCCGCACCCCGAGGTGGCGGGGTACTACGCCAACCGTGCTGTGCAGACCGACCGCTGGCTGGCCGGCATGAACAAGCTGCAGCGCCGGCTTGAGGCGAAGGGAATCACCGCATGA
- the fabG gene encoding 3-oxoacyl-ACP reductase FabG, translating to MTTTTTRIAIVTGAARGIGAGVAKRLAADGLAVAVVDLDEAAGKPVVEEIERAGGRAVALGIDVSDERAVRAGVARIAQELGAPTVLVNNAGILRDNLLFKMTADDWDAVMNVHLRGSFLMSREVQKHQLEARWGRIVNLSSTSALGNRGQANYSAAKAGVQGFTKTLAIELGKFGVTVNAIAPGFIETEMTAATAERIGVPFEELKKAAAAEIPVARTGTPEDIAHAVSFFVSEGAGFVSGQVLYVAGGPKA from the coding sequence ATGACCACCACCACCACCCGCATCGCGATCGTCACCGGCGCGGCCCGTGGCATCGGCGCCGGCGTCGCGAAGCGGCTCGCCGCGGACGGCCTCGCCGTCGCCGTCGTGGACCTGGACGAGGCGGCCGGCAAGCCCGTCGTCGAGGAGATCGAGCGCGCCGGGGGCCGGGCCGTCGCGCTGGGCATCGACGTGAGCGACGAGCGGGCCGTGCGAGCCGGCGTCGCGCGGATCGCCCAGGAGCTGGGCGCGCCGACCGTGCTGGTCAACAACGCCGGCATCCTCCGCGACAACCTGCTGTTCAAGATGACCGCCGACGACTGGGACGCGGTCATGAACGTGCACCTGCGCGGCTCGTTCCTGATGTCCCGCGAGGTGCAGAAGCACCAGCTGGAGGCCCGCTGGGGCCGGATCGTCAACCTGTCCAGCACCTCCGCGCTCGGCAACCGCGGCCAGGCCAACTACTCCGCGGCGAAGGCCGGTGTGCAGGGCTTCACCAAGACGCTGGCCATCGAGCTGGGCAAGTTCGGCGTCACCGTCAACGCGATCGCGCCCGGCTTCATCGAGACCGAGATGACCGCCGCCACCGCCGAACGCATCGGCGTGCCGTTCGAGGAACTCAAGAAGGCCGCGGCCGCGGAGATCCCGGTGGCCCGCACCGGCACGCCGGAGGACATCGCGCACGCCGTGTCGTTCTTCGTCAGCGAGGGCGCCGGCTTCGTCTCCGGCCAGGTGCTCTACGTGGCGGGAGGGCCGAAAGCATGA
- a CDS encoding acyl-CoA dehydrogenase family protein codes for MTADETAMHADLRRRVADFLAAHDPLTSDRLEFLRARYDAGLAWVSFPDGHGGLGLPRALQLEVDQLFDEAGAPDNNRLANGIGLGMAAPTILAFGTEKQKQRFLKPLWTGEEVWCQLFSEPGAGSDLAAMATRAVRDGDEWVVNGQKVWTTGAHSARFAILVARTNPDVPKHRGLSYFLCDMTVPGVDVRPLRQLTGEAEFNEVFLTDVRIPDAQRLGAEGQGWEVATATLNNERVAIGGSAGPREGGMVGVVARTWREQPHRRTPELHDRLLRLWVEAEVARLTGARLRQKLALGQPGPEGSAMKLTFARLNQQLSGLELELLGEDGLRYSDWTMVRPEVVDFTERDAGYRYLRAKGNSIEGGTSEILRNIVAERVLGLPAEPRVDKDVPWKELRK; via the coding sequence ATGACCGCAGACGAAACCGCGATGCATGCGGACCTTCGGCGCCGGGTCGCCGACTTCCTGGCCGCGCACGACCCCCTGACGAGCGACCGGCTGGAGTTTCTCCGGGCCCGCTACGACGCCGGGCTGGCCTGGGTGTCCTTCCCCGATGGGCACGGCGGGCTGGGGCTGCCGCGGGCCTTGCAGCTCGAGGTCGACCAGCTCTTCGACGAGGCCGGTGCGCCCGACAACAACCGGTTGGCGAACGGGATCGGCCTGGGTATGGCGGCGCCGACCATCCTCGCCTTCGGCACCGAGAAGCAGAAACAGCGATTTCTCAAGCCACTGTGGACCGGCGAGGAGGTGTGGTGCCAGCTGTTCAGCGAGCCCGGCGCCGGCTCCGACCTCGCCGCGATGGCCACCCGCGCGGTGCGCGACGGTGACGAGTGGGTGGTCAACGGCCAGAAAGTGTGGACCACGGGCGCGCATAGCGCCCGGTTCGCGATTCTGGTCGCCCGTACCAACCCCGACGTGCCCAAGCACCGCGGCCTCAGTTACTTCCTCTGCGACATGACCGTCCCCGGCGTCGATGTGCGACCGCTGCGGCAGCTCACCGGCGAGGCGGAGTTCAACGAGGTCTTCCTCACCGACGTTCGGATCCCGGACGCCCAGCGGCTCGGGGCCGAGGGGCAGGGTTGGGAGGTGGCCACGGCCACCCTCAACAACGAGCGGGTGGCCATCGGCGGGAGCGCCGGCCCGCGCGAGGGCGGCATGGTCGGGGTGGTGGCGCGGACCTGGCGCGAGCAGCCGCACCGGCGCACCCCGGAGCTGCACGACCGGCTGCTGCGGCTCTGGGTCGAGGCGGAGGTCGCCCGGCTCACCGGCGCGCGACTGCGGCAGAAGCTGGCGCTCGGCCAGCCCGGGCCCGAGGGGTCGGCGATGAAGCTCACCTTCGCCCGGCTGAACCAGCAGCTGTCCGGACTGGAGCTGGAGCTGCTGGGTGAGGACGGCCTGCGCTACTCCGATTGGACCATGGTGCGGCCTGAGGTGGTCGATTTCACCGAACGGGACGCGGGCTACCGCTACCTGCGCGCCAAGGGCAACTCCATCGAGGGCGGCACGTCGGAGATCCTTCGCAACATCGTTGCCGAGCGCGTGCTCGGACTGCCCGCCGAACCACGTGTCGACAAGGACGTCCCATGGAAGGAGCTCCGAAAGTGA
- a CDS encoding VOC family protein: MPATGPDFISLQARDLDASQAFYEQYLGLVRSQAGPPHAVVFETKPIAFALRDIVPGTDLASVAQPGIGAAIWLHATDVQDIHDALVVDGHTIVSAPIDGPFGRTFTFADPDGYRITLHDRA, from the coding sequence ATGCCCGCCACCGGCCCCGACTTCATCTCCCTGCAAGCTCGCGACCTCGACGCGTCGCAGGCGTTCTACGAGCAGTACCTTGGCCTCGTTCGCTCTCAGGCGGGACCTCCGCACGCCGTCGTCTTCGAGACCAAGCCGATCGCTTTCGCTCTCCGCGACATCGTTCCTGGCACCGATCTCGCCTCCGTCGCTCAGCCCGGCATCGGTGCAGCGATCTGGCTCCATGCCACAGACGTCCAGGACATTCACGATGCCCTCGTCGTCGACGGCCACACCATCGTCTCCGCACCGATCGACGGACCCTTCGGCCGGACGTTCACGTTCGCCGACCCCGACGGCTACCGGATCACTCTCCACGACCGCGCCTGA
- a CDS encoding acyl-CoA dehydrogenase family protein: MSDPDLLYSDVEDDLRASVRDLLADRCEPAAVIAMYDGDRSLVDGLWKALAAEMGLAGLLVPEERGGVGASAREAAVVLEELGRAVAPVPFLTSAVIASAVLLDAEGDLLAALASGERTAALAVPLSTAPDDAIPAARADAGGRLTGAFTSVAGALEADVLLVPAANGESVGVYAVPASAASIRPVVSLDMTRQLADVTVDGAAGELVVADGERAVRRALQAGAALLASEQVGVARWCLDTTVAYLNERRQFGRVVGGFQALKHRLADLYTGVESANAAARYAAVTLATGDPDASIATAVAQAFCGDLAVTAAEEAVQLHGGIGMTWEHPAHLYLKRAKADQLALGTPGVHRARLANLIDISAPRMTAEPAGVATAVDDSHLTG; encoded by the coding sequence GTGAGCGACCCCGACCTGCTCTACTCCGACGTCGAGGACGACTTGCGCGCCTCCGTGCGCGACCTGCTCGCCGACCGCTGCGAGCCGGCTGCGGTGATCGCCATGTACGACGGCGACCGGTCGCTCGTGGACGGTCTATGGAAGGCGCTCGCCGCCGAGATGGGCCTGGCCGGGCTGCTGGTGCCGGAGGAGCGCGGTGGGGTTGGGGCGTCGGCCCGCGAGGCGGCAGTCGTCCTGGAGGAGCTGGGCCGCGCGGTCGCCCCGGTGCCGTTCCTCACCAGTGCGGTCATTGCGTCCGCGGTCCTGCTCGACGCCGAAGGTGACCTTCTGGCCGCGCTCGCGTCGGGCGAGCGCACCGCCGCGCTCGCCGTGCCGCTGTCGACCGCACCTGACGATGCCATCCCGGCGGCCCGCGCCGACGCCGGCGGCCGGCTGACCGGCGCGTTCACGAGCGTCGCCGGGGCACTAGAGGCCGACGTGCTGCTGGTGCCGGCCGCCAATGGCGAGTCCGTCGGCGTCTACGCGGTACCGGCTTCCGCCGCGAGCATCCGCCCTGTGGTCTCGCTGGACATGACCCGGCAGCTGGCCGACGTCACCGTCGACGGTGCGGCCGGGGAGCTGGTCGTCGCCGATGGGGAGCGCGCCGTGCGTCGTGCACTTCAGGCCGGGGCCGCGCTGCTGGCGTCGGAACAGGTCGGTGTCGCGCGATGGTGCCTGGACACCACGGTCGCCTACCTCAACGAGCGGCGTCAGTTCGGCAGGGTCGTCGGCGGTTTCCAGGCGCTGAAGCACCGGCTGGCCGACCTGTACACCGGCGTCGAGTCCGCCAATGCCGCCGCCCGCTACGCCGCCGTGACCCTCGCGACCGGGGACCCGGACGCGTCGATCGCCACCGCCGTCGCGCAGGCATTCTGCGGCGATCTCGCGGTGACGGCGGCCGAGGAGGCGGTGCAGCTGCACGGCGGGATCGGCATGACGTGGGAGCACCCGGCGCACCTGTACCTCAAGCGCGCGAAGGCCGACCAGCTCGCGCTCGGCACGCCCGGGGTGCACCGCGCCCGCCTGGCCAATCTCATCGACATCTCGGCGCCCAGAATGACGGCCGAACCTGCAGGCGTCGCGACGGCGGTGGATGATTCTCACCTGACAGGGTGA